One region of Cydia fagiglandana chromosome 15, ilCydFagi1.1, whole genome shotgun sequence genomic DNA includes:
- the LOC134671089 gene encoding large ribosomal subunit protein bL17m: protein MNQAEVAKLVSKLRIKIPPQPRKLKNPQGPEGRLNKLRKTVTGLIKHERIELNFNRADEARQYTERLISDAIRYGDCHKPTMEIADYWLLEKELVHKLFKVLVPRYENFDKSYTRMHKAPRAMNVRNQEKAVLELRGNPYPSLVNKQGNNRQLIQNILLDAAKYDYRQSKYLEMAEKMSKSEEQGTTTKVESAQESGDKN from the exons ATGAATCAAGCTGAGGTCGCTAAGTTAGTTTCTAAGTTAAGAATAAAAATACCACCACAACCCCGCAAGCTTAAAAACCCACAGGGTCCTGAAGGAAGATTGAATAAATTACGTAAAACTGTGActggtctaataaaacatgagCGTATCGAGTTAAATTTCAATAGAGCAGATGAAGCCAGACAGTATACAGAAAGG CTTATTTCTGACGCTATCAGATATGGCGATTGCCATAAACCCACTATGGAAATTGCAGACTACTGGCTTTTAGAGAAAGAACTGGTGCATAAACTTTTCAAAGTTCTGGTACCGAGATATGAAAATTTTGATAAATCTTACACTAGGATGCACAAGGCTCCACGGGCAATGAATGTAAGGAATCAGGAAAAAGCAGTTTTGGAGTTACGAGGAAATCCATACCCTAGTTTGGTGAATAAACAGGGCAACAACAGACAACTGATACAAAATATTCTGCTTGATGCAGCAAAATATGATTACCGCCAGTCAAAATACTTGGAAATGGCAGAGAAAATGAGCAAAAGTGAAGAGCAGGGTACAACTACCAAAGTAGAGTCAGCGCAAGAAAGTGGTGATAAAAATTAG